One Acutalibacter muris DNA window includes the following coding sequences:
- a CDS encoding uracil-xanthine permease family protein, whose amino-acid sequence MELLKKLNRLLFPRSEEYEKLGAKKALALGFQHAFAMSCATILVPLLTGLDVGVALFCAGCGTLIFHLCTGGRMPTFLGSSFAFISALCGVIGNQSFGATYDEQVSAAMGGIIAAGAFYLLLALIIRLFGRGLIDKLFPPVVRGVGITLIGLNLASSAINNIQTQYGPDGSALPIFGEGYDMPTYVWAWILAAVVCLTAVVLSSCGRGMVKMSSIVIALVGGYVLSLILTKTGIAPAALMNTGVIADYDWVQVPHFVLPSFNITAIGMIAPIAIVTCVEHVGDVYANGAVVGKDFTQDPGLHRTMLGDGLATVFAGLVGGPPNTTYSENTAVLAATGNYNPASLRIAALVALVVSFFGKAIGVIQSVPNCVLGGACIVLYGMIASVGLRTLVENHVDFTKNRNLCIAAVMLVLAIGGAVIGNATFNFTNIGLGIIVGIILNLAIPDREPAEPGLVAHSVDKSEVVPERKRK is encoded by the coding sequence ATGGAATTACTTAAAAAGCTCAACCGCCTGTTGTTCCCCCGGTCGGAGGAATATGAGAAGCTGGGGGCGAAAAAGGCGCTGGCGCTGGGGTTCCAGCACGCCTTTGCCATGAGCTGCGCCACCATCCTGGTGCCCCTGCTGACGGGCCTGGACGTGGGCGTGGCTCTGTTCTGCGCGGGCTGCGGTACCCTTATCTTCCACCTGTGCACCGGCGGGCGTATGCCTACCTTCCTTGGCAGCTCCTTCGCCTTTATCTCGGCCCTCTGCGGGGTCATAGGCAACCAGAGCTTCGGGGCCACCTATGATGAACAGGTCTCCGCGGCCATGGGGGGCATTATCGCGGCGGGAGCCTTTTACCTCTTGCTGGCCCTTATCATCAGGCTCTTTGGCAGAGGGCTTATTGACAAGCTCTTCCCCCCGGTGGTCCGGGGTGTGGGTATAACCCTTATCGGCCTGAATCTGGCCTCCTCGGCCATCAACAACATCCAGACCCAGTACGGCCCCGACGGCAGCGCCCTTCCCATCTTCGGCGAAGGGTACGATATGCCCACATACGTCTGGGCGTGGATCCTGGCGGCTGTGGTCTGCCTGACGGCGGTGGTGCTGTCCAGCTGCGGCCGTGGCATGGTGAAGATGAGCTCCATCGTCATCGCCCTGGTGGGCGGCTATGTGCTGTCCCTTATCCTCACAAAGACCGGCATAGCCCCGGCGGCCCTGATGAACACCGGGGTCATCGCCGACTATGACTGGGTTCAGGTGCCCCACTTCGTCCTGCCCAGCTTCAACATCACTGCCATCGGCATGATAGCTCCCATCGCCATAGTCACCTGCGTGGAGCACGTGGGGGACGTGTACGCCAACGGCGCTGTGGTGGGCAAGGACTTCACCCAGGACCCGGGACTGCACCGCACCATGCTGGGCGACGGCCTTGCAACGGTCTTCGCGGGCTTGGTGGGTGGACCTCCCAACACCACTTACAGCGAGAACACCGCCGTGCTGGCCGCCACGGGCAACTATAACCCCGCGTCCCTGCGGATAGCGGCGCTTGTCGCCCTCGTTGTCAGCTTCTTCGGCAAAGCCATCGGGGTCATCCAGTCGGTGCCCAACTGCGTGCTGGGCGGGGCGTGCATAGTGCTGTACGGCATGATAGCGTCGGTGGGCCTTAGGACCCTGGTGGAAAACCACGTGGACTTCACCAAGAACCGCAACCTGTGCATAGCGGCTGTCATGCTGGTGCTGGCCATCGGCGGGGCGGTGATAGGCAACGCCACCTTTAACTTCACGAATATCGGTCTTGGGATAATCGTGGGCATTATCCTGAATCTGGCGATACCCGACAGGGAGCCCGCCGAGCCTGGGCTGGTGGCCCACTCGGTGGACAAGTCCGAGGTTGTGCCGGAGCGTAAGAGGAAGTAA
- a CDS encoding spore coat protein CotJB yields the protein MSENTRQALRRKISAMQFACWELHLFLDTHPNNCEAARRLEEYRQRLSQQVREYEEAFGPLNELSRDTSRWDWINGPWPWEREDNE from the coding sequence ATGAGCGAAAACACCAGGCAGGCCCTGCGCCGCAAGATAAGCGCCATGCAGTTCGCCTGCTGGGAGCTGCACCTTTTCCTGGATACCCACCCCAATAACTGCGAAGCCGCCCGCCGGTTGGAGGAGTACCGCCAGCGTCTCAGCCAGCAGGTCCGGGAATACGAGGAGGCCTTCGGCCCTCTGAACGAGCTGAGCCGGGACACCAGCCGCTGGGATTGGATAAACGGCCCCTGGCCGTGGGAAAGGGAGGATAACGAGTAA
- a CDS encoding spore coat associated protein CotJA has translation MTDKLEHCGPDPTPLPTDPVPAMAYVPYQQWSSTLHSAERALDTGTLFPVLDKPFYGRRGGEPR, from the coding sequence ATGACAGATAAATTAGAGCACTGTGGCCCGGACCCCACGCCCCTTCCGACGGACCCGGTGCCCGCTATGGCCTACGTGCCCTACCAGCAGTGGAGCAGCACCCTGCACAGCGCCGAGCGGGCCCTGGACACCGGGACCCTTTTCCCTGTGCTGGATAAGCCCTTTTATGGCAGGAGAGGGGGCGAGCCCCGATGA
- a CDS encoding XRE family transcriptional regulator encodes MNFPEQLKAARAASGRTQAEMASELGVDKTTYCGYETGRRQPDINKLRQLIALLDVSADQLLGTEGSGSATPEELEKLRRYRLLDVHGRDLVDTILQKEYERMTRPKLLEKEKHGWVTYINCYDLAVSAGSGEPWVDAAYTTRLEIPGELVPERAHFCVRVNGDSMEPAYRDGDIVFVERVEGFVNEGEIGIFFLNGDGYIKRLGQGELLSLNPKYGPIPVHDYDALFCQGRALGKLSTLGRHIKSPFA; translated from the coding sequence ATGAATTTCCCCGAACAGCTGAAAGCCGCCCGCGCCGCCTCCGGCAGGACCCAGGCCGAAATGGCCTCGGAGCTGGGCGTGGACAAGACCACCTACTGCGGATATGAGACCGGCCGCCGCCAGCCGGATATAAATAAGCTCCGCCAGCTGATAGCCCTGCTGGACGTGTCCGCGGACCAGCTTCTGGGCACAGAGGGCTCCGGCTCCGCCACCCCGGAGGAGCTGGAAAAGCTGCGACGCTACCGGCTTTTGGACGTGCACGGCCGGGACCTGGTGGATACCATACTCCAAAAGGAATATGAGCGCATGACCCGCCCCAAGCTTCTGGAAAAGGAGAAGCACGGCTGGGTGACCTATATCAACTGCTACGACCTGGCGGTAAGCGCCGGGTCCGGCGAGCCCTGGGTGGACGCCGCCTATACCACCCGGCTGGAGATACCCGGTGAGCTGGTGCCTGAACGAGCCCACTTCTGTGTGCGGGTAAACGGCGACAGCATGGAGCCCGCCTATAGGGACGGCGACATCGTGTTCGTGGAGCGGGTGGAGGGCTTCGTAAACGAGGGGGAGATCGGTATCTTCTTCCTAAACGGCGACGGCTATATCAAACGCCTGGGGCAGGGGGAGCTGCTGTCACTGAACCCGAAATACGGCCCCATACCCGTGCACGATTACGATGCCCTTTTCTGCCAGGGCCGGGCCCTTGGGAAGCTCTCCACCTTAGGGCGTCACATAAAAAGCCCCTTCGCATAA
- a CDS encoding terminase small subunit — protein sequence MGRKKLSGKRYSDLCESYFLQCGREGRHPSLPGLALALGMDSREELERLAAESRGGGAAAVRRAITRVEEFNVQSAFQKDTAQSAKFILQCGFGYGEKRGKKDREDIKVEIEE from the coding sequence ATGGGACGTAAGAAGCTTAGCGGGAAGAGGTATTCGGACCTTTGCGAGAGCTACTTTCTCCAGTGCGGCAGAGAGGGGCGGCACCCCTCTCTGCCAGGGCTGGCCCTGGCCCTGGGCATGGACAGCCGGGAGGAGCTGGAGCGGCTGGCGGCAGAGAGCCGGGGCGGCGGCGCGGCGGCGGTGCGCCGGGCCATTACCCGGGTGGAGGAGTTCAACGTCCAGTCGGCCTTTCAGAAGGACACGGCCCAGAGCGCAAAGTTTATTTTGCAGTGCGGCTTCGGTTATGGGGAGAAGCGGGGCAAAAAGGACCGGGAGGACATAAAGGTGGAGATTGAGGAATGA
- a CDS encoding PBSX family phage terminase large subunit, with translation MRVTIPRGAFNPVYLPLLREEESRYLVLYGGAGSGKSVFAAQRLLIRLLEQPGRNLLVARAVAAAHRDSTYALFKQVIGRWGLEEVFQCMDGEPRICCVNGGEIIFKGLTDPEKLKSVTFSGGELTDVWIEEASELGEGQFNQLDLRLRGRGLKKQMTLTFNPVSSEHWIKRRFFDREDQRARVLKTTYRDNLFLDGDYRRTLEGYRESDPYYYQVYCLGEWGVLGGGVFHPGKVAGRLRDAPEPAERGEFAFETGYDGAVGRVLMREESVSFARQESGCVSVYSPPEPGREYVVGGDTAGEGSDYFVAQVLDLESGEQVCVLRGRMDEDVFARQVYCLGLWYNRALLAVECNFSSYPLRELERLGYMNLYVREGGRLGFRTTSSTRPVIIAGLVEVARDHVEWINHRETLREMLSFVRNQRGRAEAQAGAHDDCVMALCIAYQVRRERQETEAQWSFTVSRTRDE, from the coding sequence ATGAGGGTGACGATACCGAGGGGGGCGTTTAACCCGGTGTACCTGCCCTTGCTGCGGGAGGAGGAGAGCCGGTATCTGGTGCTGTACGGTGGGGCGGGCAGCGGCAAGAGCGTGTTCGCGGCCCAGCGGCTGCTGATAAGACTGCTGGAGCAGCCGGGGAGGAATCTTCTGGTGGCAAGGGCCGTGGCGGCGGCGCACAGGGACTCCACCTATGCGCTGTTCAAGCAGGTCATCGGGAGATGGGGGCTGGAGGAGGTGTTTCAGTGCATGGACGGAGAGCCGCGCATTTGCTGCGTGAACGGCGGCGAGATCATCTTCAAGGGCCTGACGGACCCGGAGAAGCTGAAGTCCGTCACCTTTTCCGGGGGAGAGCTGACGGACGTGTGGATAGAGGAGGCCTCGGAGCTTGGCGAGGGGCAGTTCAACCAGCTGGACCTGCGGCTGAGGGGGCGGGGACTCAAAAAGCAGATGACCCTGACCTTTAACCCGGTGTCCTCTGAGCACTGGATTAAAAGGCGGTTCTTCGACCGTGAGGACCAGCGGGCCAGGGTGCTGAAGACTACCTATAGGGACAACCTGTTCCTGGACGGGGACTACCGGCGGACCTTAGAGGGGTATAGGGAGAGCGACCCCTACTACTATCAGGTGTACTGCCTGGGAGAGTGGGGCGTTTTGGGCGGCGGCGTCTTCCATCCGGGAAAGGTGGCCGGGCGGCTGAGGGACGCGCCGGAGCCGGCGGAGAGAGGCGAGTTTGCCTTTGAGACCGGGTACGACGGGGCGGTGGGCCGGGTGCTGATGCGGGAGGAGAGCGTGAGCTTCGCCCGGCAGGAGAGCGGCTGTGTGTCCGTATACAGTCCCCCGGAGCCCGGGCGGGAATATGTTGTCGGCGGGGACACCGCCGGGGAGGGCTCGGACTATTTTGTGGCCCAGGTGCTGGACCTGGAGAGCGGGGAGCAGGTCTGCGTCCTCAGGGGGCGCATGGACGAGGACGTGTTCGCCCGACAGGTCTACTGCCTGGGGCTTTGGTACAACCGGGCTTTGCTGGCGGTGGAGTGTAACTTTTCCAGTTATCCGCTGCGGGAGCTGGAGCGGCTGGGGTATATGAACCTGTACGTCCGGGAGGGCGGGAGGCTGGGCTTTCGCACCACGTCCAGCACAAGGCCGGTGATAATAGCGGGGCTTGTGGAGGTGGCCAGGGACCATGTGGAGTGGATAAACCACAGGGAAACCTTAAGGGAGATGCTGAGCTTTGTGCGAAACCAGAGAGGCCGGGCCGAGGCCCAGGCCGGGGCCCATGACGACTGTGTGATGGCCCTGTGCATAGCGTACCAGGTGCGGCGGGAGCGGCAGGAGACGGAGGCCCAGTGGAGCTTTACGGTGAGCAGAACAAGGGACGAATAG
- a CDS encoding phage holin family protein has product MENFNGIKNIALGALAAAGAVIAQALGGWDGTLKALLAFMAADYVTGLVVAAVFRRSPKTERGALSSRAGFLGLVKKCDILLLVLLAVLLDEATGSGIIRAGVCLFFTANEGLSILENLGLMGVPYPGFLRDMLEAMRKKNDDDVEGEG; this is encoded by the coding sequence ATGGAGAATTTTAACGGAATCAAAAATATAGCCCTGGGAGCGCTGGCGGCGGCAGGGGCGGTTATAGCCCAAGCCCTGGGGGGCTGGGATGGGACGCTGAAGGCCCTTTTGGCCTTTATGGCGGCGGACTATGTGACCGGGCTCGTGGTGGCGGCGGTGTTCAGGCGGTCGCCAAAGACGGAGCGGGGGGCCCTTTCCAGCCGGGCGGGGTTTCTTGGGCTTGTGAAGAAGTGCGACATACTGCTGCTGGTGCTCTTGGCGGTGCTGCTGGACGAGGCCACGGGCAGCGGCATTATCCGAGCGGGGGTCTGCCTGTTCTTTACCGCCAACGAGGGGCTGTCCATACTGGAGAACCTGGGGCTTATGGGGGTGCCGTACCCCGGGTTTCTGCGGGATATGCTGGAGGCCATGAGGAAGAAGAACGATGATGATGTGGAGGGTGAGGGGTGA
- a CDS encoding peptidoglycan recognition protein family protein, with protein sequence MNIVKKLCPQERYNIKCPYLREPDRIVVHNTANDAPAANEINYMINRPEEVSFHFAADDTEVVQGLPLERNAWASGDGLGAGNLRGIHVEICYSKSGGERFQRAEENAARLLAELLKERGWGLDRVTKHQDYDGKYCPHRTLDLGWERFLKMVKKYLEQEDNVDYNTFKRYMDRYNRELAAAQVSGWAGESWGWAKENGLLDGSAPKAPLTREQAAAVLSRVLKDGAGT encoded by the coding sequence GTGAACATAGTCAAAAAGCTTTGCCCGCAGGAGAGGTACAATATAAAGTGTCCCTATCTGCGGGAGCCGGACAGGATAGTGGTCCATAACACCGCCAACGACGCGCCGGCGGCCAACGAGATAAACTATATGATAAACAGGCCCGAGGAGGTGAGCTTTCACTTTGCGGCAGACGACACTGAGGTCGTGCAGGGGCTGCCCTTGGAGCGCAACGCCTGGGCCAGCGGGGACGGCCTTGGGGCCGGGAACCTGCGGGGAATCCATGTGGAGATATGCTATTCAAAAAGCGGCGGGGAGCGGTTTCAAAGGGCCGAGGAGAACGCCGCGCGGCTCCTTGCGGAGCTGTTGAAGGAGCGTGGCTGGGGTCTGGACCGGGTGACGAAGCACCAGGACTATGACGGCAAATACTGCCCCCATAGGACCCTGGATTTAGGCTGGGAGCGGTTCTTGAAGATGGTGAAAAAATATTTGGAGCAGGAGGACAATGTGGATTATAATACGTTTAAAAGGTATATGGATAGGTATAACAGGGAGCTGGCGGCTGCCCAGGTTTCAGGCTGGGCGGGAGAAAGCTGGGGCTGGGCCAAGGAGAATGGCCTGCTGGACGGCTCCGCGCCAAAAGCGCCGCTGACAAGGGAGCAGGCCGCCGCTGTACTAAGCCGGGTTCTAAAAGACGGGGCAGGGACATAA
- a CDS encoding peptidoglycan DD-metalloendopeptidase family protein, with protein MFCTVRVKRRARGLVLAGALALAVLVPVLSGVWAAGEEARRDFIKWVDFEAPESVLERALEVDVESHEEGQPVDWIDLLAYLAAKYGGDFKLYKQADFDSAVERLKAGEDLSETPSYSYYREAYGAVLGGFVGEFQVEGDEGWESCYGLKAYSPLAKTFPYSDYDDFGAGRDYGYRRRHLGHDMMAAVGTPVIAVESGTVEALGWNQYGGWRIGIRSFDGLRYHYYAHLRQNRPYAQGLEQGDTVMAGDVIGYVGRTGYSATENTNGIEQSHLHYGLQLIFDESQKEGNGEIWVDVYQICRMLRGHQSEVEREAETKEWRRVRGFREEIRGLDKKTLE; from the coding sequence GTGTTCTGTACGGTCAGGGTGAAGCGGCGGGCAAGGGGGCTTGTGCTGGCGGGAGCGCTGGCGCTGGCGGTGCTTGTGCCGGTGCTCTCAGGGGTCTGGGCGGCGGGAGAGGAGGCCCGGAGGGACTTTATCAAATGGGTGGACTTTGAGGCGCCCGAGTCCGTGCTGGAGAGGGCGCTGGAGGTGGACGTGGAGTCCCATGAGGAGGGGCAGCCGGTGGACTGGATAGACCTGCTGGCATATCTTGCGGCCAAGTACGGCGGGGATTTTAAGCTGTATAAGCAGGCGGACTTTGACAGCGCCGTGGAGAGATTAAAGGCCGGGGAGGACCTTTCGGAGACACCCAGCTATTCCTACTATCGGGAGGCCTATGGGGCGGTGCTGGGGGGCTTTGTGGGGGAGTTCCAGGTGGAGGGTGACGAGGGCTGGGAGAGCTGCTATGGGCTGAAGGCCTACTCCCCCCTTGCCAAGACCTTCCCCTACAGCGACTATGACGATTTCGGCGCGGGGCGGGACTACGGCTATAGGCGGCGGCACCTGGGCCACGACATGATGGCGGCGGTGGGCACGCCGGTGATAGCGGTGGAGTCCGGCACGGTGGAGGCTTTGGGCTGGAACCAGTACGGCGGCTGGCGTATTGGTATCAGGAGCTTTGACGGGCTCCGCTACCATTACTATGCGCATTTAAGGCAAAACAGGCCCTATGCCCAGGGACTGGAGCAGGGAGACACAGTGATGGCCGGGGACGTGATAGGGTATGTGGGCCGCACAGGGTACAGCGCCACGGAGAATACAAACGGGATAGAGCAGAGCCATCTGCACTATGGCTTACAGCTGATATTTGACGAGAGCCAGAAGGAGGGCAACGGTGAGATCTGGGTGGATGTGTATCAGATATGCCGTATGCTCCGGGGGCACCAGAGCGAGGTGGAGAGGGAGGCGGAGACGAAGGAATGGAGGAGAGTCCGGGGGTTTAGGGAGGAGATACGGGGACTGGACAAAAAAACCCTTGAATAA